One part of the Thermococcus litoralis DSM 5473 genome encodes these proteins:
- a CDS encoding proteasome assembly chaperone family protein — MKETMIVVYEKPDIYDPVFIEGLPGIGLVGKLAAEHLIQELKAKKFAELYSPHFMHQVIVKKDSTVDLMRNEFYYWKSPDDEHRDLIIITGDTQVPPTDSYGHFEVVGKMLDFVEQFGTREIITMGGYQVPELEGEPRVLASFTDLETKEKYKHLPVVFREDEGGAIVGAAGLLLGIGKLRGMRGACFLGESLGYIVDAKAAKAVLSVVAQVLNLDIDMSALDERAKETEEILRKVQEMQRAMFEQQLPQPGHEEEDRGYL, encoded by the coding sequence ATGAAGGAAACGATGATAGTTGTTTATGAAAAGCCCGACATATACGACCCGGTCTTTATTGAAGGTCTCCCGGGAATTGGTTTAGTTGGTAAGCTGGCTGCAGAGCATTTAATTCAAGAACTTAAGGCAAAGAAATTCGCTGAGCTTTACTCTCCTCACTTCATGCATCAAGTCATAGTGAAAAAAGATTCGACAGTGGATTTGATGAGAAACGAGTTCTATTACTGGAAGAGTCCCGATGATGAGCACAGAGATTTGATAATAATCACAGGAGACACTCAAGTACCTCCAACCGACAGCTATGGACACTTTGAAGTTGTTGGAAAGATGCTCGACTTTGTAGAGCAGTTTGGAACGAGGGAGATAATTACCATGGGCGGTTATCAAGTTCCAGAGCTTGAAGGGGAGCCAAGGGTTTTAGCCTCTTTCACCGATTTGGAAACAAAGGAGAAATACAAACACCTACCCGTTGTGTTTAGGGAAGACGAAGGAGGAGCAATAGTTGGAGCAGCAGGTTTGCTCTTGGGCATAGGAAAGCTCAGGGGAATGAGGGGAGCATGCTTCCTTGGAGAAAGCCTTGGTTACATAGTGGATGCGAAAGCTGCCAAAGCAGTTCTAAGCGTCGTTGCACAGGTTCTCAATTTAGATATAGACATGAGTGCTCTCGATGAGAGGGCAAAAGAAACTGAAGAGATCCTTAGAAAGGTCCAAGAAATGCAGAGGGCAATGTTTGAGCAGCAACTTCCACAACCAGGCCATGAGGAAGAAGATAGAGGCTACCTTTGA
- a CDS encoding RNA-protein complex protein Nop10: MRFRIKKCPKCGRYTLKDICPVCGEKTKSAHPPKFSPEDPYGEYRRRLKRELLGIGVKK; encoded by the coding sequence ATGAGGTTCAGAATTAAAAAATGTCCAAAATGTGGCAGATACACACTAAAGGATATTTGTCCGGTTTGTGGAGAAAAAACTAAATCAGCTCATCCTCCTAAGTTTTCCCCGGAGGATCCGTACGGGGAATATAGGAGGAGACTTAAGAGGGAACTACTTGGTATTGGTGTGAAAAAATGA
- a CDS encoding translation initiation factor IF-2 subunit alpha, which produces MPRRAREFPEEGEFVVATVKSIHHYGAFLTLDEYPGKEGFMHISEVAPTFVRNIRDYLKEGQKIVAKVIRVDPSKGHIDLSLKRVKQQERKAKLQEFKRAQKAENLLKMAAEKLGKDFETAWREVWVPLEEEYGEVYAAFEDAAQNGIEGLKGLIPDEWLPVLEEIIKNYVEIPTVTIDAEFEISVPTPNGIEIIKEALIRARDRANEEQGIEVKFSYLGAPRYRIDITAPDYYKAEEVLEKIASEILQVIKQAGGEASLIRKEKKIRKIKRREA; this is translated from the coding sequence ATGCCGAGGAGAGCTAGAGAATTTCCTGAGGAAGGAGAGTTTGTTGTGGCTACCGTTAAGAGCATCCACCATTACGGTGCGTTCTTGACACTTGACGAGTATCCCGGAAAGGAAGGTTTCATGCACATAAGCGAAGTTGCTCCGACTTTTGTGAGAAACATTAGGGATTACCTTAAAGAAGGCCAGAAGATTGTGGCAAAGGTTATACGCGTTGATCCAAGTAAGGGTCATATAGATTTAAGCCTCAAAAGGGTCAAGCAACAGGAGAGGAAGGCAAAGCTTCAGGAGTTCAAGAGGGCTCAAAAAGCAGAGAACCTCTTAAAGATGGCGGCTGAAAAACTCGGCAAGGACTTTGAGACAGCTTGGAGAGAGGTTTGGGTGCCGCTTGAGGAAGAATACGGAGAGGTTTATGCGGCATTTGAAGACGCCGCTCAAAATGGCATTGAAGGTCTTAAAGGTCTTATTCCAGATGAGTGGTTACCGGTTCTTGAGGAGATAATAAAGAACTACGTTGAAATTCCAACCGTCACAATAGATGCGGAGTTTGAAATAAGTGTGCCGACTCCTAACGGTATTGAAATCATAAAAGAAGCCCTTATAAGAGCCAGAGACAGGGCGAATGAAGAGCAGGGAATAGAGGTTAAGTTTAGTTATCTCGGTGCACCGAGGTACAGGATAGATATCACCGCTCCGGACTACTATAAAGCCGAAGAAGTGCTAGAGAAGATAGCCTCGGAGATACTTCAGGTCATAAAACAAGCCGGTGGGGAGGCCTCTCTCATAAGGAAGGAAAAGAAGATAAGGAAGATAAAGAGGAGAGAGGCATGA
- a CDS encoding 30S ribosomal protein S27e, whose translation MPKNLIPMPRSRFLRVKCIDCGNEQIVFSHPATKVRCLVCGSTLVEPAGGKGIIKAKILEVLE comes from the coding sequence ATGCCCAAGAACCTCATTCCAATGCCAAGATCAAGGTTCCTCAGAGTTAAGTGCATTGACTGTGGAAACGAGCAAATAGTTTTCAGCCACCCAGCCACGAAAGTGCGCTGTTTAGTTTGCGGTTCAACTCTCGTCGAACCAGCTGGTGGAAAGGGGATCATAAAGGCAAAGATTCTCGAAGTTCTTGAATGA
- a CDS encoding 50S ribosomal protein L44e produces MKYPKQIRTYCPFCKKHTVHKVERVKKRPRSELSAGQRRFRRILKGYKGFPRPNPSGREKPVKKLDLRFRCTECGKAHTRGEGFRVKKFELV; encoded by the coding sequence ATGAAATACCCAAAGCAGATAAGGACATACTGCCCGTTTTGTAAGAAGCACACAGTTCACAAGGTAGAAAGAGTGAAGAAGAGACCTAGGAGTGAGCTTAGCGCAGGCCAAAGAAGATTCAGGAGAATCCTTAAGGGTTACAAAGGTTTCCCAAGGCCAAACCCAAGTGGAAGGGAAAAGCCAGTAAAGAAGCTTGACCTTAGGTTTAGGTGCACAGAGTGCGGAAAGGCACACACAAGAGGCGAAGGATTTAGAGTAAAGAAGTTTGAACTTGTGTGA
- a CDS encoding lysine exporter LysO family protein: protein MSFLYLVISSLLLGMLVGRYTSLEFGNLYELMLYLLIFIIGIDIGKSKGLREELKRLGKMAILLPASTVLGSLIGGLAASLLLKVPLKWGLAISAGFGWYSLTGPLLATYSPIYGVIGFLANLTREILTIIFYPLAVKKVSKEKAIVMGGATTMDTTLPLMAKFGGTEITLLAFVHGFILTAIAPFLIPLILQLL, encoded by the coding sequence GTGAGTTTTCTCTATCTGGTAATCTCATCCCTCCTCCTTGGCATGCTCGTTGGAAGGTACACGAGCTTAGAGTTTGGCAACCTCTACGAGCTCATGCTCTATCTTCTCATATTTATTATAGGCATCGACATTGGAAAGAGCAAGGGATTAAGAGAAGAGCTTAAACGACTTGGCAAAATGGCTATTTTACTTCCTGCATCAACTGTTTTGGGATCATTGATCGGCGGTTTAGCTGCATCTCTCCTTTTGAAGGTTCCCCTCAAATGGGGATTAGCTATTTCTGCCGGTTTTGGATGGTACTCTCTCACAGGTCCTCTCTTGGCAACTTATTCTCCGATATATGGAGTAATTGGATTTCTGGCAAACTTAACAAGGGAAATTCTAACGATCATCTTCTATCCCCTGGCAGTAAAGAAGGTTTCAAAAGAGAAGGCGATAGTCATGGGAGGCGCAACTACCATGGATACAACCCTTCCATTGATGGCAAAATTTGGGGGAACGGAAATAACCCTTCTTGCTTTTGTACATGGGTTTATTTTAACGGCAATAGCGCCTTTTTTGATTCCTCTAATCCTTCAGCTTTTGTAG
- a CDS encoding aldo/keto reductase has protein sequence MRVKAFNDLKRIGDDKVTAIGMGTWGVGGWESPDYSRDKEHIEALRYGLELGMNLIDTAEFYASGHSEELVGKAIEGFEREDIFIVSKIWPTHFGYESAKKAARVSAKRLGTYIDLYLLHWPTEDFRKIEETLHALEELVDEGLIRYIGVSNFDLELLKRSQEVMRKYEIVVNQVKYSLKDRRPEESGLLEYMKREGITLMAYTPLEKGTLARNECLAEIGKKYNKTAAQVALNWLIWKENVVAIPKAANKEHIKENFGAMGWRLSKEDYEKALECVR, from the coding sequence ATGAGGGTTAAGGCGTTTAATGATCTAAAAAGAATTGGAGATGACAAGGTTACAGCCATTGGAATGGGTACATGGGGGGTAGGAGGCTGGGAGAGTCCGGACTACTCAAGAGATAAAGAGCACATAGAGGCTCTTAGATACGGGCTTGAACTCGGAATGAACCTCATAGACACGGCGGAATTCTACGCCTCTGGCCACAGCGAAGAGCTCGTTGGGAAAGCCATAGAGGGATTTGAAAGAGAAGATATTTTCATAGTGAGCAAAATCTGGCCTACCCATTTTGGATACGAGAGTGCCAAAAAAGCAGCAAGGGTAAGTGCAAAGAGACTGGGCACTTACATAGACCTCTATCTCCTTCACTGGCCTACTGAAGACTTTAGGAAAATAGAAGAAACCCTTCATGCCCTGGAGGAGCTTGTAGATGAAGGTCTCATCAGATACATTGGCGTTAGCAACTTCGATCTTGAACTTCTCAAGAGGAGTCAGGAGGTTATGAGGAAATACGAAATTGTGGTAAATCAAGTAAAATACTCTCTAAAAGACCGAAGACCAGAAGAGAGCGGCTTGCTGGAATACATGAAGAGAGAGGGCATCACGTTGATGGCATACACCCCATTGGAAAAGGGAACCCTAGCCAGAAACGAGTGTTTGGCAGAGATAGGGAAAAAATACAACAAAACCGCCGCTCAAGTTGCATTAAACTGGCTCATATGGAAGGAAAACGTTGTCGCAATTCCAAAAGCGGCAAACAAGGAACACATTAAGGAGAACTTCGGTGCAATGGGCTGGAGATTGAGCAAAGAGGATTACGAAAAAGCCCTCGAATGCGTCCGATAA
- a CDS encoding iron-sulfur cluster assembly protein, whose protein sequence is MGFLDFLKEKPRGTLKELPPEVKDVVEELRKVRDPETELNIVDEGLVYGLTVENEKVMVWLFLARTTPECHFCQAIAMNVQKRIIKDIIEVLREKGFRSVKVYNEIGLLLEEWRDKNEG, encoded by the coding sequence ATGGGATTTCTAGATTTCCTTAAAGAAAAACCTAGGGGGACCCTAAAGGAGCTTCCTCCTGAGGTTAAAGATGTTGTGGAGGAGCTTAGAAAAGTTAGAGACCCGGAAACGGAACTTAATATAGTGGATGAAGGTTTAGTGTATGGCTTAACTGTGGAGAATGAAAAGGTTATGGTATGGCTTTTCCTAGCTAGAACTACTCCCGAGTGTCATTTTTGTCAGGCGATTGCCATGAACGTGCAGAAGAGGATTATTAAAGACATCATTGAAGTATTAAGGGAAAAAGGTTTTAGGAGCGTTAAGGTGTATAATGAAATTGGACTTTTACTTGAGGAATGGAGGGATAAAAATGAGGGTTAA
- a CDS encoding iron-sulfur cluster assembly protein encodes MKVYRKDREYPQEYKEVLEELSTVIDPISTMNILDAGLLAGLDVSDNTLKIWLAVESNAYYNMIGGAAIAHSKIIGDIMERFALVKFPRVYIYDMKNNLLAKFEKK; translated from the coding sequence ATGAAAGTTTATAGAAAGGATAGGGAGTATCCTCAAGAATACAAAGAAGTTCTCGAGGAGTTAAGCACTGTTATTGATCCAATAAGCACGATGAATATACTCGATGCCGGTCTTTTAGCTGGACTTGACGTTAGTGATAACACCCTCAAGATATGGCTAGCTGTGGAGAGCAACGCCTACTACAACATGATTGGGGGCGCTGCAATAGCTCATTCAAAGATAATTGGTGATATAATGGAACGCTTTGCCCTTGTGAAGTTTCCAAGGGTTTACATATATGACATGAAAAACAACCTTCTTGCAAAATTTGAGAAGAAGTGA